One Danio aesculapii chromosome 13, fDanAes4.1, whole genome shotgun sequence DNA window includes the following coding sequences:
- the LOC130239570 gene encoding eukaryotic translation initiation factor 4E-like isoform X1 → MATSEPRGTETEEVRADSPTAVVTTSSEQYIKHPLQNRWALWYFKNDKSKSWTENLRLISKFDTVEDFWALYNHIQQPSKLGFGCDYCLFKDGIKPMWEDDRNKLGGRWLMTLSKQQRHNDLDRYWMETVRVFLFLLGSSYILMDSWMCISDCPCVCHHLLQLLCLIGESFDEASEDVCGAVVNVRPKGDKIAIWTGNCQNRDAIMTIGQQYKERLSIPVKTLIGYQSHDDTSSKSGSTTKNMYSV, encoded by the exons ATGGCGACTTCGGAGCCG CGAGGAACTGAAACTGAAGAAGTCCGTGCTGATAGTCCTACGGCTGTTGTGACAACAAGTTCTGAACAGTACATCAAACACCCTTTGCAAAACAG ATGGGCCCTCTGGTATTTCAAAAATGACAAGAGCAAAAGTTGGACAGAAAATCTGCGTCTCATCTCCAAGTTTGACACAGTGGAAGATTTCTGGGC ATTATACAATCACATACAACAGCCCAGTAAGCTTGGATTTGGCTGTGATTACTGCTTATTTAAG GATGGTATTAAACCCATGTGGGAGGATGACAGGAATAAACTGGGTGGACGGTGGTTAATGACCCTCAGCAAACAGCAACGACACAATGACCTTGACCGCTACTGGATGGAGACCGTaagagtgtttttatttttgcttggGTCTTCATATATTTTGATGGACAGCTGGATGTGCATTTCTGACTGTCCATGTGTCTGTCATCATCTTCTGCAGCTGTTGTGTTTAATCGGAGAGTCCTTTGACGAGGCCAGCGAAGACGTGTGTGGTGCTGTGGTCAATGTCAGGCCAAAGGGGGATAAAATAGCCATTTGGACAGGCAACTGCCAAAACAGGGACGCGATCATGACGATAGG GCAACAATACAAAGAGCGTTTGAGTATCCCAGTCAAAACCCTCATCGGATACCAGTCACACGACGACACCTCTAGCAAAAGCGGCTCTACAACAAAGAATATGTACTCGGTTTGA
- the LOC130239570 gene encoding eukaryotic translation initiation factor 4E-like isoform X2, which yields MATSEPRGTETEEVRADSPTAVVTTSSEQYIKHPLQNRWALWYFKNDKSKSWTENLRLISKFDTVEDFWALYNHIQQPSKLGFGCDYCLFKDGIKPMWEDDRNKLGGRWLMTLSKQQRHNDLDRYWMETLLCLIGESFDEASEDVCGAVVNVRPKGDKIAIWTGNCQNRDAIMTIGQQYKERLSIPVKTLIGYQSHDDTSSKSGSTTKNMYSV from the exons ATGGCGACTTCGGAGCCG CGAGGAACTGAAACTGAAGAAGTCCGTGCTGATAGTCCTACGGCTGTTGTGACAACAAGTTCTGAACAGTACATCAAACACCCTTTGCAAAACAG ATGGGCCCTCTGGTATTTCAAAAATGACAAGAGCAAAAGTTGGACAGAAAATCTGCGTCTCATCTCCAAGTTTGACACAGTGGAAGATTTCTGGGC ATTATACAATCACATACAACAGCCCAGTAAGCTTGGATTTGGCTGTGATTACTGCTTATTTAAG GATGGTATTAAACCCATGTGGGAGGATGACAGGAATAAACTGGGTGGACGGTGGTTAATGACCCTCAGCAAACAGCAACGACACAATGACCTTGACCGCTACTGGATGGAGACC CTGTTGTGTTTAATCGGAGAGTCCTTTGACGAGGCCAGCGAAGACGTGTGTGGTGCTGTGGTCAATGTCAGGCCAAAGGGGGATAAAATAGCCATTTGGACAGGCAACTGCCAAAACAGGGACGCGATCATGACGATAGG GCAACAATACAAAGAGCGTTTGAGTATCCCAGTCAAAACCCTCATCGGATACCAGTCACACGACGACACCTCTAGCAAAAGCGGCTCTACAACAAAGAATATGTACTCGGTTTGA